One window of Pseudacidobacterium ailaaui genomic DNA carries:
- a CDS encoding hybrid sensor histidine kinase/response regulator gives MSATELNQRPISILLVEDNPDDAFLLERHLKREGLSVRLRRVDTAQEMEELLRQSSPPDIVLADYKLPSFSGPEALKLLRSLDQDIPFIMMSGVISEETAVEAMRAGANDYVSKQNLARLVPAIQREICEAATRRSQRAMEEALRTSKQRFDRLVEAMPMGLFLCDVQGQVLYANEAAEHMLGFEAGLLASEKRTLQTICPPLSKAHAGLQQHTLQRELFETTCTKKDGSTVEVLAGITVLNPHGRTEDYQMAVFLADLTTQKRSEELLRRTEKLAAAGRLAATIAHEINNPLEALTNLVFLARSQATGELAQLLSGADQELQRVAHIARQTLNFYRAPLSPQQFDLAAEVEQVVSILTPHLRNRGLSVTLKLQPVQINGVPGEIRQVLSNLIMNSADASKPGGEIRIRVKQNAFFRNGSREDGVSVLVADSGQGMTREVLKKIFEPFFTTKKDVGTGLGLWISKEIVDRHRGWLRVRSRIAQGTVVRMVLPLASS, from the coding sequence ATGTCCGCCACTGAGTTAAACCAGAGACCCATTTCAATTCTGCTGGTCGAGGACAACCCGGATGATGCTTTCCTTCTCGAAAGGCATCTGAAGCGAGAGGGCCTGAGCGTAAGGTTGCGGAGGGTAGACACGGCACAGGAGATGGAAGAGCTGCTGCGCCAGTCTTCTCCGCCGGACATCGTCTTAGCAGACTACAAGCTTCCCAGCTTCAGCGGCCCGGAGGCCCTGAAACTGCTGCGTTCTCTGGACCAGGACATCCCCTTCATCATGATGTCCGGCGTCATCTCAGAAGAGACGGCGGTGGAGGCCATGCGTGCTGGCGCAAATGATTATGTGAGCAAACAGAACCTCGCCAGACTGGTGCCTGCCATCCAGCGCGAGATCTGTGAAGCGGCAACACGCCGCTCTCAGCGGGCCATGGAAGAGGCCCTGCGCACCAGCAAACAGCGGTTTGACCGGCTGGTAGAGGCCATGCCGATGGGACTGTTCCTTTGTGACGTCCAGGGACAGGTCCTCTATGCCAATGAGGCGGCCGAGCACATGCTGGGATTTGAGGCAGGTCTCCTAGCATCAGAAAAGCGCACACTGCAGACGATCTGTCCGCCACTCAGCAAGGCCCACGCCGGCCTGCAGCAACACACGCTGCAGCGCGAACTGTTTGAAACCACCTGCACGAAAAAAGACGGGTCCACGGTTGAGGTGCTCGCAGGCATCACGGTCCTGAACCCGCATGGACGGACGGAAGACTATCAGATGGCGGTATTTCTGGCCGATCTGACAACCCAGAAGCGCAGTGAAGAACTGCTGCGGCGCACCGAAAAGCTGGCAGCAGCGGGGAGACTGGCGGCAACGATAGCGCATGAAATTAATAATCCACTGGAAGCGTTGACGAATCTGGTTTTTCTTGCCCGGAGCCAGGCCACCGGAGAGCTGGCACAACTGCTGAGCGGGGCAGACCAGGAATTGCAGCGCGTGGCCCATATTGCGCGTCAGACCCTGAATTTTTATCGCGCGCCTCTCTCGCCGCAGCAGTTTGACCTGGCGGCCGAGGTGGAGCAGGTGGTCTCGATCTTAACGCCCCACTTGAGGAACCGCGGCCTTTCCGTCACCTTGAAGCTGCAACCCGTTCAAATCAATGGAGTTCCAGGCGAGATCCGGCAAGTGCTTTCGAACCTGATTATGAATTCGGCCGATGCCTCAAAACCTGGCGGGGAGATTCGGATCCGGGTAAAGCAGAATGCTTTTTTCAGGAACGGAAGCCGCGAAGATGGCGTGTCCGTCCTGGTCGCCGACAGCGGCCAGGGCATGACGCGGGAGGTACTGAAGAAAATCTTTGAGCCGTTCTTTACAACCAAGAAAGACGTAGGCACAGGACTAGGGCTTTGGATCTCAAAAGAGATCGTGGACCGGCACCGGGGTTGGCTCCGGGTACGCAGCCGGATCGCCCAGGGCACGGTGGTACGGATGGTATTGCCTCTTGCTTCTTCATGA
- a CDS encoding response regulator: protein MRTILLVEDDPDHELLTIRALKKANIANEIRVARDGEEAIEVLLGEDAVRPQVVLLDLKLPKVDGLEVLRRIRESDTTRMLPVVVLTSSDEERDVVRSYQLGVNSYIRKPVNFADFAQATQQLGMYWLVLNECPPLS, encoded by the coding sequence ATGCGAACCATTCTGCTTGTTGAAGATGACCCCGATCATGAGTTGTTGACGATCCGCGCCCTGAAGAAGGCCAATATTGCCAACGAAATCCGGGTGGCCCGCGATGGAGAAGAGGCCATCGAGGTCCTGCTCGGAGAGGACGCTGTCCGTCCGCAGGTCGTGCTGCTTGATCTGAAACTGCCGAAGGTAGACGGTCTGGAGGTCCTCCGGCGGATCCGAGAAAGCGACACAACACGCATGCTTCCAGTGGTCGTGCTGACCTCCTCGGATGAAGAGCGGGACGTAGTGCGCAGCTATCAGCTCGGCGTGAACAGTTACATCCGCAAACCCGTAAATTTTGCAGATTTTGCCCAGGCGACCCAGCAGCTGGGAATGTATTGGTTGGTGCTGAACGAATGTCCGCCACTGAGTTAA